TTTACCTATCGACCATACGCCCCTTGATAAACAATATTATATACGTTAGCAGCGGCAACCTCTTTTggatgtataaaaataaagttatgtttaTGATGAGAGAATTATTTAGGAAAAGTTTTCTCATTTAAAAGAGGCGCTTAACTGCaagtttaagtttattttagttgttATTGAGTCATTTCTTGGTCGAAGTAAAACTTGTAAGTAAACACGAGTGTCTTTCTTTAAGGCCCCCGTActaagagacagcgataacaccaccatatccgatacactgatttagcgattaaactttgaggatcaataaatgattTCAATTTGAGTTTTTTGATAATACCTTTAATAaaacctttgagtatttatctagaaaagtataaaacaaaagtacttagcttagttttgtgagtagaatcaaaccttgaatttaaagccccatggtcagagacaccctgtatatatattattatatatttctgTTTGTTCATTCGTTGAAAAAAATCCTTCTCATATTCTAAAAAGTATGACCATTATGATTCTTGGCGCGGGCtacattgaataaatttatCAACATTTTCAAGTGCCCGATAACGCAATCAGTGTGTTCGACTGAACGCTAAAATTATCTGCAAACCCAAGTTCATGGGCGATTTGATGCTGCCAatgatataattattatcttGTAACTGTGTAACTGATGATATTAcctaaatagaaagaaagataaCATTTACTTgcgaaaaaaacacaaacaaagaacataaaaaaataagaacaaaataaaaaagcgcAAGTGACggaatggtcccaaatcagtaAACTGTCGGTCTTGTGTACGGCGCTGATCTTCCTTTTTGGGACTGTTGGAgttgtaaatagttattttatacTGTCTATGGTTGTGTTCTTTGAAGTTGCTCTTTTTTAAGAAGCACTTTTGTATGTCTGTCAATGTCTTGTATTGCTCAAAACTGGTGCTTTATAAATGTTATGTCAGCTGCTTTGATTCTTTACATTCTTTCCACTTTTTCTACCCCTTTTCTGTAATTAGCCATTGTTTCCGTTTCATTACTTCATCATACATtgaaaacacaaacaaacaaaatgaaactgaacgttttaaactttcgtgattctcactcatagtcaaaacactatatacgggacttatcacgctatttttacacaagtaaccACTATATACTAGCAGTAGCGGAATTAAGATACTTACATCCAGCACAGAGATCATACAGGACCAAGTACCTATGTAAGTAATTAAGGGAAAAGATATGCCACAAAAACGTCGCCCACCAACAAACGCCCAAGTTATCGCCATCCCTTAGAATAACCTCGTAACAGTGTAAGTTATGTACCGACAAGCCATTAGCGGGAGGCAGAGGAAGCTAACCGCTGGTTCTATTTGGCGAAGTCTCGAAACcgagaaagaaaatatatgtcTTTTAACACGAGTGCCCCATTAGACAACAATGTAACGTGCTTTACTAGCTATCGTCATAAATCTCGAAtttcgaatgtttttttttttgattcgacaggatggaaaacgagcaagtgggtctcctcatggtaagagatcaccaccgcccataaacatctgcaacttggtccgtagttcctacgcggtcAATGCAAACTTGACATACACCATTCAATTTCATCGCAGGTTTCCGAATttccacgattctctgcttaaGAAGCAGTAAATGAATACACTAGGCCACGacctatatgtataaataataaaatttatctcaaatttgtaattttaatttgtctCAATACAACAATAACAAGCAGGACTGTAATGTCAAACTGAgctcgcgatactaacgccatctagcggtatttcgcctGTCGAGAAACCCTCATTACGACGCAAAATTAATCTCCGTAGCTGAGATCGATATAATATGTAGATGACATCATCCACATACCCACTCGCTTTACTACgggtactatttattttttttattttttttatttgactggatggcaaacgagcaaatgggtctcctgatggtaagagatcactataTAACCCAACCTCGATGAACCATCGCTTCACCCGTGGCAAAGGCCAAAATACCGTTAATTCACCGCGCCTTTTGGCGGTCGAAATCAGGCGGTCACCCATTATTGGATAATATATTTTGAAGCTTCTTTAAATATCCGCGACATGTCATCATACGttcttattatttgttttaaactggctatttatattatatttcttaatttgAGTAAATAAGACATTAAGACATTTTATTCTTAATAATAAGTAGATACGATATATGTATGTGAGCTCCGACTACTCACCCTGTCGTGGACACAATAGTACCTACCCAAGGAAAAGCGACGTCCACATAGTGTTGGGTACTACAGTACCTACCCAGGGTGAAGCGGCGGAACTCGGCGTGAACCGGCGGGTAAAGGGAGTGGATGCAATTTTTTCTTCAAGTTCAGTTCAAGACGAAAGATTGTATATCCCAGTTTATTAAATTCATACACAATCCGTCTATTCTTAACGGGCTAACCATTTTGCTTCTTCACTTCACTTTGCGCTATCATATATTTGTTTAAAAGTAGATTTTGACGGGTTTATGATGCCGGCAGTGTTTACTGAACGCAATCAATCAGCGTTTCACCGTGTTCTTTTAGAGCCCGTCTTGCTTTTGGGTTACGAAGTTTCGTAGTTCATTGGAATACTGACCAGATTTAACATATTAACATATTCAGGATGAGAGAGTGCGTAATGTTTTACAGTTCAGTTTAcgaaactaaggggctgtttcaccatccattgattagtgttaactgacggttaaatgtgatgccgtctctatttattttgttcgaatagacggagacggcatcacacacTAAACACACAcaataacactaatcaatggatggtgaaacagcccctaaaagtttCGATTCTACTTACCACATGTCCTGTTTTAGGATGTTTACgccctatttcaccatccattgattaaatttatctgatggataaatgtgatgccatctctgtttgttttgttcgaataaatggagacggcatcgcatttatctATTAAAACTAATGAATGGgttgtgaaacagcccttagaGTTAGGTTCTTAACTAAGGTAACCCACATATCTTTGTAAATCTAAGATAGATATAAACccatgttatttttatatttaacttatttatttggcaTTTACTTTGTCTTGCTAGCTTCTATAGATAAGaaaattgtaattataaattattatatttgtaaaaaatactgtttgccaagtttcttgtggcGCAATTTTAAAGCATAAAAAAAGCGTTCGAAATCGTTAGTAGCGTATATGAAAACAATGCgagtaaaattgaaaataactttattgAAAGTTTTACATCACAAAATCACTGTAATTATtagtgaaatttattttttatggccAGCTAATAGGAAGGCCGCAGAGAAGATATACAGAAGAAAATAAAGCATAGACAACAAGTTTTGTCTCACATTGATTAAAATGTTGCCATTGTGTACTTTTtatctatgtttaaatttttactgtttagaaatattatttcatgtttacctgaataaagatttttgattttttttgatttttttttttttgagttaagatgaaattaacaattatttatcGCTTTATAATtcttacagtttttttatacatttatttatttttatatttatataagaCACTTTCGTCACTTTTCAGGAAttgtaaatgataaataaacaatatgtgttgctctgaaaataaagattttattgtaGTAGGTTCTTACAAacacataaaacatgaaaaacacTAACTTAAATCATTATCTTACCTGAAAATAAAGAAACGACATTTAAAGTCTATTATTAAGTTTAACAAttccttttatatttagttacttattgtaatatttaaacATTATGTGCAATCCCGATGAATTCTCCTTCTGTCACTCCAAATCCAAaaataatctgctttaccgtaTTAACCGTCATAGAGCGCACCATAAACTAAAGAAATAAGTTTCTTTACATCTCCCTCCTCAACgaagaaaattttcaaaaaaaaaaaattttcattaatctgCACCTAACTTATAGTAAAGTATGAAATTATAGatataaataagtttatattaagcaaattattactatcttatcttatttatttttatacaggtATAGGTATTAATTTTGTGATATGAAAGAGATTCGACTCTGACTTTTTATGCCCTGTATTAATTCTATATAttgaatttgatattttttccataattttatACGGTCCAATCTTCAGCTCATCTAATTTGTTTCTATTTAGTTTGTTTCCATTCTCTACATATACCATATCTCCTGTTTTGAAGTTAAATGAAGTTCtgtttttatcaaatatttttttattatagttatgtgattttattgtattttccaATGCTATTGTCCTATCTCGAACCCATtcattttctgttttattttgttttaattcatttggTAATAAGGAAACATCTGTACCATCCAACAGGTATTTTGGTGCAAAACCAGTGACAGTGTGTTccgttttattatatttatctacacaGTTATGAGCAATGGTTGTCCatgctatttttttacttttttcgtttattttacatCTGATTTTGTTCACAAGCGTCTGATTAAGTCTTTCATTTAAGCCGTTGGAAAAAGGGGCATTTACTGCGGTGAATATCATTTGTATTgacttttcatttaaaaatctttTGAATTCTTTTGAGTTAATTCCCGGATATTGGTCGGTAAGAAGTATTTCAATTGTATCACAATCTGTTACGTTATTGATTAGTTTGACAAAATCATTAGCACTTTGTGTCTTTGAGGTAACAATATAGGCATAACGTGTAAAGTGGTCCACTAAAAGGTGTAAATATCTTTTTGTTGATCTGGACCCTCCAAAACCTCCAATTGTGTCTATTGAGACTATTTGAAAGGGTTTTGTGGCAGGACCTAAATGTGACATTAGACCAAATTTATCCTGTCCtctcgttttattttttatacatgtcTCGCAACTTTTACAATGCGATTTAATATTCATCGTTAAATTTTTTGCTGTATATAACGTactgattttattttgcatttgtcTTACGCCTAAGTGACACATATTTTCATGTACTtctttaataagttttttgctaaaatcttccgataaaattattttttcacgttttcgaacttttttataataaacatttttttttgttattaattttgacttattattttgtattttttcattgttttgttggtctgttacaatatcatttaattttatcatatttacaatttttaattgttcATCTGTATCCTCACTTGCATCCAATACTGGATTCCTACTTAAACAATCCGCTTCTATATTTTCTTTCCCCGGAGCGTATTTAATTTCAAAGTCATATTGTGATAAGTAATATGTTAAGTCTCCTAATTCATCATCTGTTctagattttatatttaaattttccaatgGTTTATGATCAGAATACACTGTAAACGACTTACCTATTAGCCAGTATTGCCAGTATTTTATGGCTTCTTTAATAGCCAAACATTCTAAATAAAttgccttttttttcttttgtgcttgatttagtttttttgagAAGTATGCCACTGGCTTATTTTTCCCATTTGTTTGTGTTTGCTTTAACACTGCCCCAATACCTTCTAAACATGCATCGGTGTGAATTATTATCGGCAAATTTTGATCGAATATCTCTAAGATTGGCTGTGAGCACAATAGGTTTTTTATCTTTTCAAATGAGTTTTGACAATCGGCAGACCaaacaaatttctgatttttccTAAGTAGTTGATGTAGGGGTTCTAATATTACCGAACTTTTTGGTATATACTCATGATAAAAGTTAATTTTTCCGAGAAactgtctaacatttttttgattttttggtaTTGGGAAATCTTTTATCGAGACTAAATTATCTCTTACTGGTCGTACTGtgttattatgtattatatgaCCGAGATATTTTACTGTATCAGAAGCAAATGTACATTTCGTGAATTTTAATCGAAAACCCTCAATTTTTATAGCTTCTAATAATTGTGTTAAATGGTTAATATGTTCTGAAAAAGTCTTTgaatatatcaaaatatcatCGATGTAGTTAACTGCGAAATTGGTAAGTTTATGctttcttaaaatgttacttagtATCCTTTGAAAGATTGCTGGTGATGTCTTCAAACCAAAAGGTAAACACGTCCATTGATAATGTCCTTCCTGCGTTACAAAGGCAGTTTTCTTCTTATCTTCAATTCTTAGTGGGATTGACCAGAAGGCTGAATTAATGTCCAATGTTGTGAAATATGTTGAATTTCTTGTCTTAATCACCAGGTCTTCAATCAATGGAAATGGTTGTGCTTGAGGTACCACTATTTTATTTAGATCTCTAAAATCTATACATAATCTTGATTTTCTGTTGTCCTCTTTTTTGAAAGCTAAAGTTACCGGTGCCGCAAAAGGACTATAAGATTCTTCTATAAGTTTTTTATCAAGTAACTTTGCTATTTGTTCTTCAATTTCCTTTTTGTCTTCAACTGAACATCTATATGGCCTTTTACTGCAGTACTTGTCCATAAGTAGATCAATACGTGCTTCATATTCTCTGACAGTGCCAATGTCATATTTGTCCTTTGCAAATATTGATTTGTAATTATCAATCAGATTGTAGATTTCTAACTTTTGTTCAGTATTTAAATTACTCATAGTTATCTTGAAATCTTCTTCTTTTAtatgttcattaaaattaattgaacaTGTGTTTGCTTCACTTTCCTCTTCCTTAGAAGTgttgtttttatcattttctTGTACAGTAAGAtcttttgtgttttctttttttatttcttctcttttttgaatGATTTCCAAATTTTCGTCTTGAACCAGTTTAAACTGTTTTATAATATCCAGTCCAATCAGAAAATCGTACTTGAATTCTTCTCCGTCAATTATATAAACATCAGCTTTTTCTTCGatatcaaacatttttattgtaatagttGTCAAACCTTTTGTCTTTTTAACACCATTAATTGTGATTAAGTTATCATTTTTTGAATCTCCGTATCCTTCTTCCTTCAGtcttaataattttgaattaattatAGAAACGTTAGAGCCCGAATCATATATACCAAATATTTCTAGTTTTCCATTTAATAATAGTTTGACTTTAATTAATGGTgttattattcgttttttttatcgttATTATTGAGTTCGACATCAATCACTGAATTATTTACGGCTTTACTATTTATTCTCTTATGGTTATATTCTTCTGTCTGTTTGAACCAACACTTGTCTTCGGGATGGAACCTAACgcctttatttaaattttcacaaatcgtacatggttttattttatcagACTTTACTTTATAATCATAGGCAGTTCTTTTATTCTTGCTGAAATACTTTCTGTTTACTACATATTCATGTTTTCCAATTTCATTGTAAAGGCTTGCAGTTGACTTCACTGTTTCTTTATCAATTTTATCCATTATATAATCTGGCAATCCCATTACAATAAGATTTATCATTGTTTGGGTGTCAATTTGCTTGTTAACCTCTAATAGCAGTCTTTCTTTTTTTGTCGCATATTCCAATAACGATCCAGCTTGAAATCTAAATGAAAATGCATATTTAACTTGAGACCAACCTTTATTTCCGTATGTTTCGCAAAAATTTTCTTTCCATACTGCCCATTCGGAATTCACTGTCAACTTTATTAACATACTACTATACCAATCTAGGCACTGTTTTTCTAGTAGATgttttaaaatctcaattttttctACATCCTGTATAATTTCGAATCTATCACATTCGCTCTCAAACTCGCTAATCCATTGGTCAGCATttgatgttttatttgaaaatttttcgATCAAAAACCGTTCAGCAGTTTTGCCAATACTCTTTTTCTCTGGTGCATTATTGCTAGCATTATTCTGTGAAGGTGTTGTATCACCTGTAATCTCGTTTAAATATTGTTCGCCAAACTGTACGTTCTCGCCTTCGTCTAGATATATTTTTCTCAATTCCGTATTTAGAGGTATCCATACTGCACGTGATTGATGCCTTTTTTTAAgcgagttttttatttttgtaaatatatctGTAGATAATATGGCCGTGTGCTTACTTACGGGTTTTAATTCATCTGGGATCTCAAAAATACATCCGTCCGGTGTCTCAATAGAGGTTATGCATATCAAATTAGTTTTTCCATCCGTGGACCCCAGTACCATAAATTTAAATCGTAGCTTTTCCATTCTTCTTGATTATAACTACAAATGTCGTTTTATAAGACACTTTCGTCACTTTTCAGGAAttgtaaatgataaataaacaatatgtgttgctctgaaaataaagattttattgtaGTAGGTTCTTACAAacacataaaacatgaaaaacacTAACTTAAATCATTATCTTACCTGAAAATAAAGAAACGACATTTAAAGTCTATTATTAAGTTTAACAAttccttttatatttagttacttattgtaatatttaaacATTATGTGCAATCACGATGAATTCTCCTTCTGTCACTCCAAATCCAAaaataatctgctttaccgtaTTAACCGTCATAGAGCGCACCATAAACTAAAGAAATAAGTttctttacatttattttatgttcgtGTATTGAAAAGTAGTCTTAGTGACATTTACATTTAAAGGGACAAGACGAGAACttagaaatgacaatgtcagtggttttcaatttttataaGTTACGTTGGGTTATTCTTTCAGAGTTGCACCCGTGCGAAGCCAGAGTCATCTTATAAAGGTATTAATATAGTGATATGATTTCAAAAATTGTTTCGCTGGTCATTGTTCAAAATGACTCACGTACGACTATGGTATGGATATGGTGTCAATCAATTTACGATCGATGAGCGATGTCTAACTAAATTCCATTGCAAATTGAATTTCACGCCGTTCGACATCACCAATTCCGTCGACGCAATACAGATCAACGATgtcaatcatttattttgtcACGCTGGATGCGTTCTTGTTGTCAGGTCATTATAAAGTTTATTGTGAAAGGGTCTCACAGTGGGTTCGATTCAGTTGTTTCACCTGAAAGTTGACTGCaaaaattatcatcatcctCATTGTCTTCTCCCCAGCCTACAAATACAAACCACTGCGCTGAACACaatcctcctctcagaatgagacggcTTCAGCCGTAATtgccacgcgggtccagtgcaattgggaacttcacacaataatttgaattgcttcgtaatTTGTGgaggttccctcacgatgttttcccgtaaacaaaaaatatacaaggtgttaataaaatgaattaactGAAAACATTAGACATCTTTAtagtctttttaattttaagttcttTTATTGTAGTTATATTTAAATACCTTTACTATTTAGAAAATATTCGTATATTTGCCTTTGTAGAAGAAactcaaactttttttatatcattatgTGGAAGTGGTGGAAGGATTTTTCTGCATGGTAAGGTAAAATAAACCTCTCACACTTCATATACAGCTATATGTCTCATTTAAAATCGGTTTAATCATTATATATTGAACTTTAGAATGACATTTCgggatttttttaacttttctcgttgctccgaagacgaagggctacggattagcccgaaacatgtcgagctaaactcgattaaagacgtgagttatccgggtcattatacttaatatgagtgagtctcacggtagtttcactTTTCTATGTTGTTCAGGTTactgcgtcgagggttaaaaatagcTGTTGCCACAGCCAAAAGCAGAGCTCGCTGGCAAACACTTGACATACCGGGATGTAAGGCGCCAATTCAATTTAGCACTTGATTTACTATTCCAGTGGTACTTTTAAAAATCGGTTGAAAGGAATGGATTTACGCACTGCCGTCAGTTATGGATTATCTCATCTTAACTCAGGTACTCTGaatcaaacaaaattattgAGGAGTTAATCATCATTCTATCGGCCATCTATactccgtgctatatggtcAGCTCATTGCATTTCAACGAGTTAATTcgcaattgaaaatacaaactgaaatatagatgcacagaaaaaacagaaaataagaccatcactgggaatcgaacccaggtcctcggtaatccgtaccgcgtgctataccgctacaccactgatggtcaacggttttacgggatgaccgtaaaagtaaaaatttggaattgaaataaaaaatacaaaaagattccaaaaaaccaatcttgagtTAATTCGCTTCAAACGAATGCGGTGAAACGGATTCTTCGTAGATGAAGTCGCGGATAACAGCTATTACCTAAGTAGAAATCTTTTGTGCATACCCAAGTAAATATTGAAGTGCTCATGGGGAGACGCATCAAATGGTCATAGCACTTTCAAAGAGATCGAAACGTCGCGACATAGTAGATACATTAAATGCGAACGcgattattattatacctaagcCATTTGCATGTTTTTCACCGCCATGTGGTTTACTTTTCAGTGCGTGTAAATTTTATAGTAGATTGTCGACTAGCGTTTTTGTAACATGCTAGGACatgattttattagaaaaagCCAATGTAGGGACGAGGTCAAAATTAATGTATTAATGGtttgttgcattttttttaatggtttgtttttttttatatataaatacttttGTGTGTTTACCCTTCCCGTATTACTGACTGTGTAAAACGTGCCGCGAGACGGGCgccagctgaaaatcagcgccgccGTTTGTCGACCGGCAGCATGTGAATGCTGAGCTTGAGCctattgccacatatttgtaacgtgtctgttgttttttatttttgtattttgctatgttcattgtatttttttttaatgtggcaataaatgtctttttttaaaatagcttTACACTTTACtgccttgtcgctgtcacttcacgTTTAAACTTTTGTGTAAAATTGTGAGAAGGCATATATAGTGAAAGTAGTAAAGAATGTACGAAGTTGCCAAAATGTCGAGCAAATAACATCAACAGCGCAAACGTATCTTGCACGAGCATGTAGAAAATCCAGTGCATAGCTACAGAGATATAAAAAAAGACTGAAAGAGAAATAAAAGACTGAAATGTCCACAGTCTATGGTTTGTCGCGTATTAAAACGTTCCATGAACGCTTGACAATAAATAGAAAGCCAAGAGTTGTTGAGTTGTCAACTTCCCGACAAAATAATTGTCATAAAatatctggccctcaaatatatgcagtaatatgtaattttctatgtagagtgggccaaattttgtgccgctgagtatataaatCGGTGCCAAGTTCTGTAGATTTTCCTCAAAAACAAAGCAATCAACTTAGGATAAATTGAAGCTCAAGATTtgacttggctattttttacaaGCATACCAAATACCAAATTTTTAGAAGAGTAAGAATATTATGGTGACTTTACAACTTAAGGGCCTATTTGTACAACATGTTTTTAGACGCACATGACGCGTAGTAACGCACGTTAAAACATGCTTCAAACAAGATTCAgtaatttttcattcaattttaaaaaaaaaatgataattttccTAATATCCTATATACCTTTGAGTATATTAATTCACGTGGCTACTGCATCGCCGGTTCCTTTTTCTTAGAACTTGGCTCGaaacgctaccgcgtgtctaaaTGCTTGATTAAAGGTTTACAAGACCATCACGGGGATTATCGTTCATTTTAAGATCTTAAGGTTTCGCTTATGTTTTGCAACTTGAGCATTGAGTTTAATGAATCCAgtttgattataataataatgtttctgATGAATACTCGTAATAACCCGAATGTTTATTTGACTACGCAGGTAGATAATTATATCTAAGTGTACTAGATATtaagctagagacttgaaatatCGTGGATATAGGTATCAAATAGGTATTTTGTCTATTGAAAGATAAAGGCTAATCTATAGCTATAAAATATTACCGTGAcggactgactgactgacgaacaaatatattatttagttagatTTTTCGTAATTCCCATGGAACAggaaaatatctaaactttgtgtgtttctttgtttgtagggggtaatctctgaaactcaaattaataaaacatcaCTGTCAAAATGCGATTCTCCCATAGAATTTGTACGGCAATACTAAACTGTGAAGTCACTTTTAGCCAACTTAATTAACTTAAATTCATTCAAAGTTACTATATAGAACAATTTTTAATGTGCTGATAATTATCCTGTTAGCCAGGGATAAACTTAAATGATGCGCTTACTCACAAacttaatattagtagaatggTTAATGGCATTAAGTATAGCCTAAATGAAAGGCCTAAAAATAGACTTCGAGACAGCTTTGCACCTAATGGCACTTACCAAAATAAGGAAGCCATTGTGCTTTCCTCAGACGTCATTACATTTCATCAAGCTGTAAGAGCGTCGCAGCAATTCATTGTGTAGACGACGCGTAAATCGTTGctcaaaagtttatttttaaactagccgttacccgcgcctccgtccgcgtaaaattcggatgtcctttcccgggactcaaactatcagttataccgaacttcatctaaatcggttcagcggtttagacgtgatgaagtaacaaataaacaaacagacttacaaactttcacatgtataatattagtaggatgaaaAAGGGT
This Choristoneura fumiferana chromosome 12, NRCan_CFum_1, whole genome shotgun sequence DNA region includes the following protein-coding sequences:
- the LOC141433750 gene encoding uncharacterized protein, which translates into the protein MEKLRFKFMVLGSTDGKTNLICITSIETPDGCIFEIPDELKPVSKHTAILSTDIFTKIKNSLKKRHQSRAVWIPLNTELRKIYLDEGENVQFGEQYLNEITGDTTPSQNNASNNAPEKKSIGKTAERFLIEKFSNKTSNADQWISEFESECDRFEIIQDVEKIEILKHLLEKQCLDWYSSMLIKLTVNSEWAVWKENFCETYGNKGWSQVKYAFSFRFQAGSLLEYATKKERLLLEVNKQIDTQTMINLIVMGLPDYIMDKIDKETVKSTASLYNEIGKHEYVVNRKYFSKNKRTAYDYKVKSDKIKPCTICENLNKGVRFHPEDKCWFKQTEEYNHKRINSKAVNNSVIDVELNNNDKKNE